TGACGATCTCGTCGTCGTAGCGCTTGCGCATGCGGGGCGTATAATCAGCCATCGATAGTCTCTCCGGACTTTACGGCGACACGAACCTTCTTGCCGTCCTGGTCTTGGAAACGGACGCGCGTGGGCTTGCCATCCTTCGGATCGGCCAGCGCAACCTTGCTGATGTGCATCGGCGCTTCGAAACGGTCGATGCCTCCCTGCGGGTTCTGCTGGGTCGGCTTGCGGTGACGCGCGGCGATGTTGACGCCTTCGACGACGATCTTGCCATCCTTGGGCATGACCTTCGCGACGGTGCCGGTCTTGCCCTTGTCCTTGCCGGACAGGACGACGACGCTGTCACCCTTCTTGATCTTTGCGGCGGCCATTACAGCACCTCCGGAGCAAGCGAGATGATCTTCATGAAACCGCGACCGCGCAGTTCGCGCACGACCGGGCCGAAGATACGGGTGCCGATCGGTTCTTCGCTCTTGTTCACGAGTACCGCGGCGTTGCTGTCGAAGCGGATCACACTGCCATCGGGGCGGCGGACGTCCTTCTTCGTGCGCACGATGACAGCGCGATGGACATCGCCCTTCTTCACCTTGGTGCGCGGCTGGGCTTCCTTGACGGAAACCACGATCACGTCGCCTACGGAAGCAGTCCGGCGCTTGGAGCCGCCCAGTACCTTGATGCACTGGACGCGCTTGGCGCCGCTGTTGTCCGCGACGTCGAGATTGGATTGCATCTGGATCATCGATCCGGTTCCTTCTCAATGGCTTGCCGGGACGTTTGCCCGGCAGTTCCTACGTCAATAAAAGCTCAGTTACCGGCGGCTTCGACGTCGAGGTTCGCCTCGACAGCCTGCGTGCCACCTGCGGTAACGCGATCGATCACCTGCCAGGTCTTGGTCTTGGAGATCGGCTTGGTTTCTTCGATGCGCACGACATCGCCGAGCGTGAACTCGTTCTGCGCGTCATGGGCATGGTACTTCTTCGAACGGCGGATGATCTTCCCGTAGAGGGGATGCTTCACCTTGCGTTCGACGAGCACGGTAACGGTCTTGTCGGTCTTGTCGGAGGTGACGGTCCCGATCAGGATACGCTTGGGCATGGTCTACTCCTTAAGCCTTCGCTTCAGCCGAGCGCGTGCGCTCGCCCTGCAGCGTCTTGATCTTGGCGATCGTGCGGCGCACTTCGCGGATG
This genomic window from Qipengyuania sp. HL-TH1 contains:
- the rplN gene encoding 50S ribosomal protein L14, yielding MIQMQSNLDVADNSGAKRVQCIKVLGGSKRRTASVGDVIVVSVKEAQPRTKVKKGDVHRAVIVRTKKDVRRPDGSVIRFDSNAAVLVNKSEEPIGTRIFGPVVRELRGRGFMKIISLAPEVL
- the rpsQ gene encoding 30S ribosomal protein S17 yields the protein MPKRILIGTVTSDKTDKTVTVLVERKVKHPLYGKIIRRSKKYHAHDAQNEFTLGDVVRIEETKPISKTKTWQVIDRVTAGGTQAVEANLDVEAAGN
- the rplX gene encoding 50S ribosomal protein L24, coding for MAAAKIKKGDSVVVLSGKDKGKTGTVAKVMPKDGKIVVEGVNIAARHRKPTQQNPQGGIDRFEAPMHISKVALADPKDGKPTRVRFQDQDGKKVRVAVKSGETIDG